The following proteins are co-located in the Pyxidicoccus xibeiensis genome:
- the pstB gene encoding phosphate ABC transporter ATP-binding protein PstB has protein sequence MEARELTLRYGTKTAINKVSLSILDRQVTALIGPSGCGKSTFLRSLNRMNDLIPGTNLTGTILLDDTDINDRSVDVVDLRRRVGMVFQKSNPFPKSIFENVAYGLRVGGMKDKTELASRVEKSLRGAALWDEVKDRLNESALGLSGGQQQRLCIARAMAVEPEVLLMDEPASALDPIATAKIEELIHELKAHYTIAIVTHNMQQAARVSDRTAFFYMGELVECGATEQIFTNPREKRTEDYVTGKFG, from the coding sequence ATGGAGGCGCGGGAGCTGACCCTGCGCTACGGCACGAAGACGGCCATCAACAAGGTCTCCCTCTCCATCCTGGACAGGCAGGTGACGGCCCTCATCGGCCCCTCCGGCTGCGGCAAGTCCACCTTCCTGCGCTCGCTCAACCGGATGAACGACCTCATCCCGGGCACCAACCTCACCGGCACCATCCTGCTGGACGACACGGACATCAACGACCGCAGCGTGGACGTGGTGGACCTGCGCCGGCGCGTGGGCATGGTCTTCCAGAAGTCCAACCCCTTCCCGAAGAGCATCTTCGAGAACGTGGCCTATGGCCTGCGCGTGGGCGGGATGAAGGACAAGACGGAGCTCGCCTCCCGGGTGGAGAAGTCCCTGCGCGGCGCGGCCCTCTGGGACGAGGTGAAGGACCGCCTCAACGAGAGCGCCCTGGGCCTGTCCGGCGGCCAGCAGCAGCGCCTGTGTATTGCCCGCGCCATGGCCGTGGAGCCCGAGGTGCTGCTGATGGACGAGCCGGCCAGCGCGCTGGACCCCATCGCCACCGCGAAGATCGAAGAGCTCATCCACGAGCTGAAGGCGCACTACACCATCGCCATCGTCACGCACAACATGCAGCAGGCGGCCCGCGTGTCGGACCGCACGGCTTTCTTCTACATGGGAGAGCTGGTGGAATGCGGGGCGACGGAGCAGATCTTCACCAACCCGCGCGAGAAGCGCACCGAGGACTACGTCACCGGGAAGTTCGGGTGA
- the phoU gene encoding phosphate signaling complex protein PhoU, whose protein sequence is MPATHTDKAFEQDLRDLREKLLAMGAKVENLIAQSMKALTERDSPLAEKVVAADKDVNRLEVEIDELCRRILALRQPAASDLRLITTALKIVTDLERIGDLTVNIAERSMDLNQVPPLAPYVDTPRLAELAQQQVKKALDAFVSGDVHKAEEVLQGDDLLDALFLKIFNELLAYMMEDSKNIRRATALMFIAKHLERIGDHAMNVAEMVVYMVRGKDIRHPRSRNLTD, encoded by the coding sequence ATGCCGGCGACCCACACTGACAAGGCCTTCGAGCAGGACCTGCGGGACCTGCGCGAGAAGCTCCTCGCGATGGGGGCCAAGGTGGAGAACCTCATCGCGCAGAGCATGAAGGCCCTCACCGAGCGCGACAGTCCGCTCGCGGAGAAGGTCGTCGCGGCGGACAAGGACGTCAACCGCCTGGAGGTGGAGATTGACGAGCTGTGCCGGCGCATCCTCGCGCTGCGCCAGCCGGCCGCCAGTGACTTGCGCCTCATCACCACCGCGCTGAAGATCGTCACCGACCTGGAGCGCATCGGCGACCTGACGGTGAACATCGCCGAGCGCTCCATGGACCTGAACCAGGTCCCCCCGCTGGCCCCGTACGTGGACACGCCGCGGCTGGCGGAGCTGGCGCAGCAGCAGGTGAAGAAGGCCCTGGACGCCTTCGTCTCCGGCGACGTGCACAAGGCGGAGGAGGTCCTCCAGGGCGATGACCTGCTGGATGCCCTCTTCCTGAAGATCTTCAACGAGCTCCTCGCGTACATGATGGAGGACTCGAAGAACATCCGCCGCGCCACGGCGCTGATGTTCATCGCCAAGCACCTGGAGCGCATCGGCGACCACGCGATGAACGTGGCGGAGATGGTCGTCTACATGGTGCGGGGCAAGGACATCCGCCACCCGCGCAGCCGCAACCTCACCGACTAG
- a CDS encoding glycosyltransferase, translated as MTFASGLLLVAACFGLTALLVQYLFVLRHRREPPRPLPESARRPGISILKPLCGVDDDLEANLEQFARLDYAGEYEVVLGVKDARDAAFAVARAAVARWPGVMRLELQEGEPGLNPKVNQLITLADRARHDLLVISDSNTRVGAGYLEEIAAGFADPRVGCVTHPVSGIGERSFGSLLDNLYLCSSAAAGMIAAKRCANQDIVVGKSMALRREDVDALGGFFSVKDVLAEDYVIGQWVTRKLGRTVVVARTPVFNVSLRKSVSAFFQRYLRWSVIHRTAVSPGTYLAQSLLNPVPLALSGAVLVPSPTAGMVATAVVVGKVALDLLTVRALRPQPVPWDAVPGVLVKDVLLFLAWWHGLVFRTVDWRGTKLRVAPGTRLVPLRAPVAVQTSTLDAGDELLDLAS; from the coding sequence ATGACCTTCGCTTCCGGCCTCCTGCTCGTCGCCGCCTGCTTCGGCCTCACCGCCCTCCTCGTCCAGTACCTCTTCGTCCTGCGCCACCGGCGCGAGCCTCCGCGGCCCCTGCCCGAGAGCGCCCGCCGGCCCGGCATCTCCATCCTCAAGCCGCTGTGCGGCGTGGATGACGACCTGGAGGCCAACCTCGAGCAGTTCGCCCGGCTGGACTACGCGGGCGAGTACGAGGTGGTGCTGGGCGTGAAGGACGCCCGGGACGCGGCCTTCGCGGTGGCGCGGGCGGCGGTGGCGCGGTGGCCGGGCGTCATGCGCCTGGAGCTCCAGGAGGGGGAGCCCGGGCTGAACCCGAAGGTGAATCAGCTCATCACCCTGGCGGACCGGGCGCGGCATGACCTCCTGGTCATCAGCGACAGCAACACGCGCGTGGGGGCGGGCTACCTGGAGGAAATCGCCGCCGGCTTCGCGGACCCGCGGGTGGGCTGCGTGACGCACCCGGTGTCGGGCATCGGTGAGCGCAGCTTCGGCTCGCTGCTGGACAACCTCTACCTGTGCTCCAGCGCGGCGGCGGGGATGATTGCCGCCAAGCGCTGCGCCAACCAGGACATCGTGGTGGGCAAGTCCATGGCGCTGCGCCGCGAGGACGTGGACGCGCTGGGCGGCTTCTTCTCCGTGAAGGACGTGCTGGCGGAGGACTACGTCATCGGCCAGTGGGTGACGCGCAAGCTGGGCAGGACGGTGGTGGTGGCGCGCACGCCGGTGTTCAACGTCTCGCTGCGCAAGAGCGTCAGCGCCTTCTTCCAGCGCTACCTGCGCTGGAGCGTCATCCACCGCACGGCGGTGAGCCCGGGCACGTACCTCGCCCAGTCGCTGCTCAACCCGGTGCCGCTCGCGCTGTCGGGTGCCGTACTCGTCCCCTCCCCCACGGCGGGGATGGTGGCCACGGCGGTGGTGGTGGGCAAGGTGGCGCTGGACCTGCTCACCGTCCGCGCGCTGCGCCCGCAGCCGGTGCCCTGGGACGCGGTGCCGGGCGTGCTCGTCAAGGACGTGCTCCTCTTCCTGGCGTGGTGGCACGGCCTCGTCTTCCGCACGGTGGACTGGCGCGGCACGAAGCTGCGCGTGGCGCCGGGCACCCGCCTCGTCCCGCTGCGCGCACCTGTTGCCGTCCAGACGTCCACCCTTGACGCGGGCGACGAGTTGTTGGACCTCGCGAGCTGA
- a CDS encoding metallophosphoesterase family protein: MGNAYLQDMPIRTLAHLSDLHLDLTSESDASARALVEALQAERVDHVVVTGDLTHQGARAEYQRFGEIFAPFLDTGRLTFIPGNHDRPGQDVGERWMDGQKVLTVKQPGLYLVCVDSTGVHNRNYFASHGELSRQTLDAVDAALEGAPSEALTAVLIHHHVLPLPEESFPERLATRLGWPHAAELALGAELVTRIQGRCDLVLHGHRHRPRERVLEEAGPRPLRIYNAGSSTELGRFRVFQHSAGRLLGEPAWCRSTVPEQPKSASHNVRPALQYLFAQLGVALF, translated from the coding sequence TTGGGGAATGCCTATCTCCAGGACATGCCCATCCGGACGCTGGCGCATCTGTCGGATTTGCACCTGGACCTCACCTCGGAGAGCGATGCCTCCGCACGCGCCCTGGTGGAGGCCCTCCAGGCCGAGCGTGTGGACCACGTGGTGGTGACGGGAGACCTGACGCACCAGGGCGCACGCGCGGAGTACCAGCGCTTCGGGGAAATCTTCGCGCCCTTCCTGGACACCGGCCGCCTCACCTTCATCCCCGGCAACCACGACCGGCCCGGGCAGGATGTCGGCGAGCGGTGGATGGACGGACAGAAAGTGCTCACGGTGAAGCAGCCAGGGCTCTACCTGGTCTGCGTGGACTCCACCGGTGTGCACAACCGGAACTACTTCGCGAGCCACGGGGAGCTGTCGCGTCAGACGCTGGACGCGGTGGACGCGGCGCTGGAGGGCGCCCCGTCCGAGGCCCTGACGGCGGTGCTCATCCACCACCACGTGCTGCCGCTGCCGGAGGAGAGCTTCCCGGAGCGGCTGGCCACGCGCCTGGGCTGGCCCCACGCGGCGGAGCTGGCCCTGGGCGCAGAGCTGGTGACGCGCATCCAGGGACGGTGTGACCTGGTGCTGCACGGCCACCGGCACCGCCCTCGCGAGCGGGTGCTGGAGGAGGCCGGGCCCCGGCCGCTGCGCATCTACAACGCGGGCAGCTCCACCGAGCTGGGCCGCTTCCGGGTGTTCCAGCACTCGGCTGGCCGCCTGCTCGGCGAGCCGGCGTGGTGCCGCTCGACGGTGCCGGAGCAGCCGAAGTCGGCGAGCCACAACGTGCGCCCCGCGCTCCAGTACCTCTTCGCGCAGCTCGGCGTGGCGCTGTTCTGA
- a CDS encoding response regulator: MARLATDDGARKVLVVDDDADWREFLRLSLEDLGYETTEASDGQEALDTLRRGERYRVMLLDLNMPGMSGLEVVERLPRGQNHPRIVFLTSAAAQDVGSALLSGPHYYLPKGASRDQLSLLLQSLGE; this comes from the coding sequence TTGGCGCGACTCGCAACGGACGATGGCGCAAGAAAGGTCCTGGTCGTCGATGACGACGCGGACTGGCGGGAGTTTCTCCGGCTCAGTCTGGAGGACCTTGGCTATGAGACGACCGAGGCTTCGGACGGGCAGGAGGCCCTGGACACGCTGAGACGGGGTGAGCGCTACCGCGTCATGCTCCTGGACCTCAACATGCCGGGCATGAGCGGCCTGGAGGTGGTGGAGCGGCTGCCACGCGGCCAGAACCACCCTCGCATCGTGTTCCTCACCTCGGCGGCGGCCCAGGACGTGGGCAGCGCGCTGCTGTCCGGCCCGCACTACTACCTGCCCAAGGGCGCCAGCAGGGACCAACTGTCACTCCTCTTGCAGTCACTTGGGGAGTGA
- a CDS encoding hemolysin family protein, producing the protein MLVLANGVFAGAELAVLSLRRTRLKELIDEGSSSAKAVEALRADPERFLATVQIGITVIGATAAAFGGASIATRLGGVLASLGVPEQQADDVAFAAVVAFVSYLSLVLGELVPKSLALRAGERYALLIGRPLRGLSWLMRPVVWFLTATSNVVLRLFGDRTTFVEGRLSAEELQQLVEEAAKHGTLDPKAGEIASRAFEMGDLTVGELMVPREGIVALRRHSSADDIRQVLLERGHSRMPVYEDTLDNIVGYVIAKDLLGVAWEGNLIVLEDVMRPPFFLVESMRAMDALKELQKRRMQLAVIVDERGGVVGLVTVEDLVEELVGDILSESETPEEWVKREGPSVAVVLASASLRDVNRELGLELDEDQDYSTVAGLCIALAGGAIPEPGAKLQAEGGLVIEVLDSTPRRVRTVRFHLPAQEQPQTEA; encoded by the coding sequence CTGCTGGTCCTCGCCAACGGCGTCTTCGCCGGGGCGGAGCTGGCGGTGCTCTCCCTCCGCCGGACCCGGCTGAAGGAGCTGATCGACGAGGGCAGCAGCTCGGCGAAGGCGGTGGAGGCGCTGCGCGCGGACCCGGAGCGCTTCCTGGCGACGGTGCAGATTGGCATCACCGTCATCGGCGCCACGGCGGCGGCCTTCGGCGGCGCGAGCATCGCCACCCGGCTGGGCGGCGTGCTGGCGTCGCTGGGCGTGCCCGAGCAGCAGGCGGACGACGTCGCCTTCGCCGCGGTGGTGGCCTTCGTCTCGTACCTGTCGCTGGTGCTGGGCGAGCTGGTGCCCAAGTCGCTCGCCCTGCGCGCCGGGGAGCGCTACGCGCTGCTCATCGGCCGGCCCCTGCGCGGGCTGTCCTGGCTGATGCGCCCGGTGGTGTGGTTCCTCACGGCGACGTCCAACGTGGTGCTGCGGCTGTTCGGCGACAGGACGACCTTCGTCGAGGGCCGGCTGTCCGCGGAGGAGCTGCAGCAGCTGGTGGAGGAGGCGGCGAAGCACGGCACGCTGGACCCGAAGGCGGGCGAGATTGCCTCGCGGGCCTTCGAGATGGGCGACCTGACGGTGGGCGAGCTGATGGTGCCTCGCGAGGGCATCGTCGCCCTGCGGCGGCACTCCAGCGCGGACGACATCCGCCAGGTGCTGCTGGAGCGCGGCCACTCGCGCATGCCGGTGTACGAGGACACGCTGGACAACATCGTCGGCTACGTCATCGCCAAGGACCTGCTCGGGGTGGCCTGGGAGGGCAACCTCATCGTCCTCGAGGACGTGATGCGCCCGCCCTTCTTCCTCGTGGAGTCCATGCGCGCCATGGACGCGCTGAAGGAGCTGCAGAAGCGGCGCATGCAGCTGGCCGTCATCGTGGACGAGCGCGGCGGCGTGGTGGGCCTGGTGACGGTGGAGGACCTGGTGGAAGAGCTCGTCGGGGACATCCTGAGCGAGTCGGAGACGCCCGAGGAGTGGGTGAAGCGCGAGGGCCCCTCCGTGGCGGTGGTGCTGGCCTCCGCCAGCCTCCGGGACGTCAACCGCGAGCTGGGCCTGGAGCTGGACGAGGACCAGGACTACTCGACGGTGGCGGGCCTGTGCATCGCCCTGGCCGGGGGTGCCATCCCGGAGCCAGGGGCGAAGCTCCAGGCCGAGGGCGGCCTGGTGATTGAAGTGCTCGACTCCACGCCCCGGCGCGTGCGCACCGTGCGCTTCCACCTGCCGGCGCAGGAGCAGCCCCAGACGGAGGCGTGA
- a CDS encoding fibronectin type III domain-containing protein: MTNRLGAYTLSLLVLFGAVGCGDEASVPGDNRVPVAFDRPDAPTKLVVTPGNSQVTVSWTPPAYYGGKSITSYAVRALEGGTVRKTETSTTTSATVTGLTNGTSYVITVAAINEVGESEASEVSAAVMPYDRPGAPRAVTATPGDREVTVTWTEPEAPGLAISGYTVQLLSGETVVATQTVTGTSATFSELTNGTRYSVTVAASNAVLAGPASAPVAVTPRTVPGYPTLDARRGDAPALIILSTSIADDGGSPVKEVLVTIREGMTETVVRTASLFPPFTRSLSISTLPIDKLYSFQAVARNDAGVGPPSARVFEIPRSPPSPPTNLVVTPGDGRVHARWQPPTEPNALPVQIYRVSFRDAGGPEPIDTTELNITITGLTNGESYRVVVEAVNEAGISDPVWDPDGVVPGPTLTR; this comes from the coding sequence ATGACGAATCGTCTAGGTGCGTACACGTTGAGCCTGTTGGTCCTGTTCGGAGCCGTCGGCTGTGGTGACGAGGCCTCCGTGCCTGGTGACAACCGGGTTCCCGTGGCCTTCGACAGGCCTGATGCGCCCACGAAGCTTGTGGTGACGCCTGGGAACTCGCAGGTCACGGTGTCCTGGACGCCTCCCGCCTATTACGGCGGCAAGTCCATTACCAGCTATGCCGTGCGCGCCCTGGAGGGCGGGACGGTGCGCAAGACGGAGACGAGCACCACGACGAGCGCCACCGTCACCGGGCTGACCAACGGCACGTCGTACGTCATCACCGTGGCAGCCATCAACGAAGTTGGCGAGAGCGAGGCCTCGGAGGTTTCGGCGGCCGTCATGCCGTACGACAGGCCCGGAGCGCCCCGTGCCGTCACCGCGACGCCGGGCGACCGGGAGGTGACGGTGACCTGGACGGAGCCGGAAGCCCCCGGCCTTGCCATCTCCGGCTATACCGTCCAGCTGCTGTCGGGGGAGACGGTCGTCGCGACGCAGACGGTGACGGGGACGAGCGCCACGTTCAGCGAGCTGACCAACGGGACGCGCTATTCGGTCACCGTGGCCGCGAGCAATGCCGTGCTCGCGGGCCCGGCCTCGGCGCCCGTCGCCGTCACGCCACGGACGGTGCCGGGTTATCCCACCCTGGATGCCCGGCGCGGGGACGCGCCGGCGCTCATCATCCTGTCCACGTCGATTGCCGACGACGGTGGCAGCCCGGTCAAGGAGGTCCTGGTGACGATTCGCGAGGGCATGACGGAGACGGTCGTTCGCACCGCGTCCCTCTTCCCTCCCTTCACGCGGTCGCTCTCCATCTCCACCCTGCCGATCGACAAGCTCTACTCGTTCCAGGCGGTCGCCAGGAACGACGCTGGCGTGGGTCCGCCCTCGGCGCGGGTGTTCGAGATTCCCCGCTCTCCGCCGTCCCCGCCCACGAACCTGGTGGTCACGCCGGGAGACGGCCGGGTCCACGCCCGCTGGCAGCCGCCGACCGAGCCGAACGCCCTGCCCGTGCAGATCTATCGGGTGTCGTTCAGGGATGCGGGTGGCCCGGAGCCCATCGATACCACGGAGCTGAACATCACGATCACGGGGCTGACCAATGGCGAGTCCTATCGCGTGGTCGTCGAGGCGGTGAACGAGGCGGGAATCAGCGATCCGGTGTGGGACCCGGACGGCGTCGTTCCGGGCCCGACCCTGACGCGCTGA
- a CDS encoding fibronectin type III domain-containing protein: MKQRLGVYALSLLAIVGAFGCGGETEEPPGNRVPVVFDAPDAPQRLALVPGDAQVTASWQAPAHNGGRSILSYTLRALQGGQVVKTETLTALGTTVTGLTNGAEYVFTVAATNEVGEGPQSEPSAPVRPRAIPGAPREVTATPANRSATVSWTAPLDTGMPITGYTVRALSGETVVATESVTGTTATLTGLTNGTSYMVTVTANNAVVSGPASAPVAVTPRTVPGVPTVTLEVGDATIRVVWTLADDGGSPVDQFIIRRYVGETLVRTSFGVPEGFSLIVNGLTNGETYSFTVTARNAVGTGPTSERVSGTPQPQPEP, translated from the coding sequence ATGAAGCAGCGTCTTGGTGTCTATGCGTTGAGTCTGCTGGCAATCGTCGGGGCGTTCGGCTGCGGTGGTGAGACCGAGGAGCCGCCCGGGAACCGGGTGCCTGTGGTCTTCGATGCGCCCGATGCCCCCCAGCGGCTGGCGCTGGTGCCGGGCGACGCCCAGGTGACTGCGTCCTGGCAGGCGCCCGCGCACAACGGCGGCCGGTCCATCCTCAGCTACACCCTGCGCGCGCTGCAGGGGGGGCAGGTGGTCAAGACGGAGACGCTCACCGCGCTGGGGACGACTGTCACGGGCCTGACCAATGGCGCGGAGTACGTCTTCACCGTGGCCGCCACCAACGAAGTGGGTGAGGGCCCCCAGTCCGAGCCCTCGGCGCCCGTGAGGCCGCGAGCCATTCCCGGAGCGCCGCGCGAGGTCACCGCGACGCCGGCGAATCGGTCGGCGACGGTGTCCTGGACGGCGCCGCTGGACACGGGCATGCCCATCACCGGCTACACGGTGCGGGCGCTGTCGGGTGAGACGGTGGTGGCGACGGAGTCCGTGACGGGCACGACGGCCACGCTCACGGGGCTGACCAATGGAACCAGCTACATGGTCACCGTGACGGCGAACAATGCGGTCGTCTCGGGGCCGGCCTCGGCGCCGGTGGCGGTGACGCCCCGCACCGTCCCGGGCGTGCCCACCGTGACGCTCGAGGTGGGCGACGCGACCATCCGCGTGGTGTGGACCCTCGCCGACGACGGTGGCAGCCCGGTGGACCAGTTCATCATCCGGAGATACGTGGGGGAAACCCTGGTCAGGACGTCCTTCGGCGTCCCCGAGGGCTTCAGCCTCATCGTGAACGGGCTGACGAACGGCGAGACTTACTCCTTCACCGTCACAGCCCGGAATGCCGTCGGGACGGGGCCCACCTCGGAGCGTGTCTCCGGGACTCCGCAGCCGCAGCCGGAGCCGTAG